From Actinosynnema mirum DSM 43827, a single genomic window includes:
- a CDS encoding ALF repeat-containing protein, which yields MALLVSASPAVAQQESPGDRAQVFALMRTGGPVVSAGAEAALVASDAEVRDFLNTALPAAQEADDRIAAQRLLADGGPATRDAVNAALSGSISDVRAFLVSGWRRPWEDDLRIRVQRLLSAATGPMVRERANAALNGNDQARQDFLTTGWRRAQNDDDRIAVQLLLNAGGPAVRRAANIALSGADTEVRDFLTSGYAVALQRDNEIAAVAQLTILVQNASSRAGLQSEVAKDEAGRAVAAAAAAKQAAQTAAREAEQAKDSAVRASAAAGRAADAATRAAAAAQAAINAIASAVAAAREAANAASQASWAASKAGDAAARAQHAAAAVMTGRENIEQASNAAVTAAQAAQAAQDAATAVQKAAEVARQVATAADAMARVNTDAADAAQAALDADKYAAQAGAEAGRASSAAARAQRNAGEARRAAQAASALATEAARQADEAQKAAAQAATHARNASDAAKAAVKQASQADGAATRAQTAADAARTAAEQAQKAADQANQTFELARKADEEQLAQRTSQATRDAQDALTAESNAKRTTDQGWKAGQVFQPDADTKALLDQAAAQGTSAADAAQAGRKAALRLWRAAGPGVTTASAKALSGDDAAVTAFVRTGLASATEQDDRTSARIIGGASLRPAARQAATIAVAGDYAQVKAFLATGAYDGKDDDDRIAVQRILSEGGRATRDAANKALSGTIDDVREFLRVGYFKAAEDDDRIAVQEMVSSGGPELRAAANAALSGPWSYVRDFLTIGQYKAGNRDAEAAFHVAAVSGYLASASQAAATAWQYAATASQAAATARNAAAEANRWAGEAVASADRARKYAEQARGSADRAEQSAQDAAISARTAREAASTTQRYADAASASSAQASASASRASLFAADARNAAEAARKDAEAAGKSYALALQAQLDANTAVLQKQTQEDTRKAAADTRESVSELRDALQEALDQGGLPDDLRKTLEQYRDQVMALLTLLDQMAAGTLEFVQEHAGDLLALLTDVLEIGAGLGLTLAGVVVSTPGFEVCAVEIGTATAIGAGAGAAAAGVGALPGGAAGAVTGLIACVFTGGPAIAAGVGMVAGGLTMAMNGFDKAAEDLREAGKKANDLGKARENRVAELTGGKLAKDEKGQDIKLIKPGASAAGLDVRGPKGEYIAVGGGAKAKRVQKFEEKLNTLKWCADRDGVRAMAYLAEGSPQLLIDIAIKQLGVDNVVIFSMK from the coding sequence GTGGCGTTGCTCGTCTCCGCGAGCCCCGCCGTGGCACAGCAGGAATCGCCGGGCGATCGGGCGCAGGTGTTCGCCCTGATGCGCACCGGAGGCCCGGTCGTATCCGCGGGCGCGGAGGCGGCGCTGGTCGCGTCGGACGCCGAAGTGCGCGACTTCTTGAACACCGCGCTCCCCGCGGCGCAGGAGGCCGACGACCGGATCGCCGCGCAGCGGTTGCTCGCGGACGGGGGCCCTGCCACGCGCGACGCGGTCAACGCCGCCCTGAGCGGCTCGATCAGTGACGTGCGGGCGTTCCTGGTGAGCGGGTGGCGTCGCCCCTGGGAGGACGACCTGCGCATCCGGGTGCAACGACTCCTGTCCGCGGCGACCGGGCCCATGGTCCGCGAGCGCGCCAACGCCGCGCTCAACGGCAACGACCAGGCGCGGCAGGACTTCCTGACCACCGGGTGGCGTCGAGCCCAGAACGACGACGACCGCATCGCCGTGCAGCTCCTGCTCAACGCGGGCGGCCCTGCGGTGCGCCGCGCCGCGAACATCGCGCTGTCCGGCGCTGACACCGAGGTGCGCGACTTCCTCACCAGCGGGTACGCCGTCGCGCTGCAGCGGGACAATGAAATCGCCGCGGTCGCGCAACTGACGATCCTGGTGCAGAACGCCTCATCCCGTGCCGGGCTGCAGAGCGAGGTGGCCAAGGACGAGGCCGGGCGCGCGGTGGCGGCGGCCGCTGCGGCGAAGCAGGCCGCTCAGACCGCTGCCCGCGAGGCGGAGCAGGCCAAGGACTCCGCGGTGCGGGCGTCGGCTGCGGCGGGACGCGCCGCCGATGCCGCGACACGGGCGGCTGCCGCCGCGCAGGCAGCGATCAACGCCATCGCCTCGGCGGTCGCGGCCGCGCGCGAGGCGGCGAACGCCGCCTCGCAGGCCTCGTGGGCCGCGTCCAAGGCGGGAGACGCCGCCGCACGGGCTCAGCACGCCGCTGCCGCCGTCATGACCGGCCGGGAGAACATCGAGCAGGCCTCGAACGCAGCGGTGACCGCGGCGCAGGCGGCCCAGGCCGCCCAGGACGCGGCGACCGCCGTGCAGAAGGCTGCTGAGGTGGCCCGGCAGGTGGCCACCGCGGCGGACGCGATGGCCAGGGTCAACACCGACGCCGCCGATGCCGCGCAAGCAGCCCTCGACGCCGACAAGTACGCGGCCCAGGCGGGCGCCGAGGCAGGTCGCGCGTCGAGCGCCGCGGCCAGGGCCCAGCGGAACGCCGGTGAAGCGCGCCGTGCGGCGCAGGCCGCGTCGGCGCTGGCCACCGAGGCGGCCCGACAGGCCGACGAGGCGCAGAAGGCAGCTGCGCAGGCCGCCACCCACGCCCGCAACGCGTCCGACGCGGCCAAGGCCGCGGTCAAGCAGGCGAGCCAGGCCGATGGTGCGGCGACCCGCGCGCAGACCGCCGCGGATGCCGCACGCACCGCGGCCGAGCAGGCGCAGAAGGCAGCCGACCAGGCCAACCAGACGTTCGAACTGGCCCGCAAGGCGGATGAAGAGCAGTTGGCCCAGCGGACGAGCCAGGCGACCCGCGACGCGCAGGACGCGCTGACGGCGGAGAGCAATGCCAAGCGCACGACCGACCAGGGCTGGAAGGCCGGGCAGGTCTTCCAGCCCGACGCCGACACCAAGGCGCTGCTGGACCAGGCTGCTGCCCAGGGCACCTCGGCCGCCGACGCGGCCCAGGCCGGTCGCAAGGCGGCGCTGCGCCTGTGGCGTGCTGCGGGACCCGGCGTCACCACGGCTTCCGCCAAGGCGCTGTCCGGCGACGACGCGGCGGTGACCGCGTTCGTGCGCACCGGGTTGGCCTCCGCCACGGAGCAGGACGACCGCACGAGCGCGCGGATCATCGGGGGCGCCTCGTTGCGACCCGCCGCCAGGCAGGCCGCAACGATCGCGGTCGCGGGCGACTACGCGCAGGTGAAGGCGTTCCTAGCTACCGGCGCCTACGACGGCAAGGACGACGACGATCGGATCGCCGTCCAGCGCATCCTCAGCGAGGGCGGCAGGGCGACCAGGGACGCAGCCAACAAGGCGCTGTCGGGGACCATCGATGACGTCCGGGAGTTCCTGAGGGTCGGCTACTTCAAGGCCGCGGAGGATGACGACCGGATCGCCGTCCAGGAGATGGTGTCCTCGGGTGGGCCCGAATTGCGTGCCGCAGCGAACGCCGCACTGTCCGGACCGTGGTCCTACGTCCGAGACTTCCTCACCATCGGCCAGTACAAGGCGGGCAACCGCGACGCCGAGGCAGCGTTCCACGTGGCCGCCGTCAGCGGTTACCTCGCCTCGGCGTCCCAGGCTGCGGCGACCGCTTGGCAGTACGCGGCGACCGCGTCACAGGCCGCCGCGACGGCGCGCAACGCCGCCGCCGAGGCCAACCGCTGGGCAGGCGAGGCCGTGGCCTCCGCCGACCGGGCGCGCAAGTACGCCGAGCAGGCCAGGGGGTCGGCCGACCGAGCCGAGCAGTCCGCGCAGGACGCGGCGATCTCCGCGCGCACTGCCAGGGAGGCGGCCTCAACCACTCAGCGCTACGCCGACGCGGCTTCCGCGTCGTCCGCCCAGGCGTCGGCATCGGCGAGCAGGGCCTCGCTGTTCGCCGCGGACGCGCGCAACGCCGCAGAGGCGGCGCGCAAGGACGCAGAGGCGGCGGGTAAGTCCTACGCCTTGGCTTTGCAGGCGCAGTTGGACGCGAATACCGCGGTCTTGCAGAAGCAGACTCAGGAGGACACGCGGAAGGCGGCGGCGGACACGCGGGAATCGGTGTCTGAGCTGCGCGACGCGCTTCAGGAGGCCCTTGACCAGGGTGGGCTGCCTGACGACCTCCGCAAGACCCTGGAGCAGTACCGCGACCAGGTCATGGCACTGCTCACCCTGCTCGACCAGATGGCTGCGGGGACCCTGGAATTCGTCCAGGAGCACGCGGGCGATTTGCTGGCCCTGCTCACCGATGTGCTTGAGATCGGCGCGGGCCTTGGTTTGACGCTCGCGGGTGTCGTCGTGTCGACACCCGGTTTCGAGGTGTGCGCCGTCGAGATCGGGACCGCTACCGCGATCGGCGCGGGTGCTGGTGCGGCTGCGGCCGGTGTGGGGGCCCTGCCAGGGGGCGCGGCCGGTGCGGTGACAGGGCTGATCGCGTGTGTCTTCACCGGTGGGCCTGCGATCGCGGCTGGTGTTGGCATGGTGGCCGGCGGGCTGACCATGGCGATGAACGGCTTCGACAAGGCCGCTGAGGACCTTCGTGAAGCAGGGAAAAAAGCAAATGATTTGGGTAAAGCTCGCGAAAATAGAGTTGCCGAGTTGACCGGCGGAAAGTTGGCAAAAGACGAGAAGGGGCAGGATATTAAGCTCATCAAGCCGGGAGCCAGCGCGGCCGGCCTTGACGTAAGAGGCCCCAAAGGTGAGTACATCGCAGTCGGAGGCGGCGCCAAAGCAAAAAGAGTTCAGAAGTTTGAAGAGAAATTGAATACCTTGAAATGGTGCGCAGACAGGGACGGGGTGCGCGCCATGGCCTACCTTGCGGAAGGTTCTCCGCAGCTTCTTATCGATATTGCTATAAAGCAACTCGGAGTTGATAACGTGGTCATCTTTTCAATGAAGTGA